The Chiloscyllium punctatum isolate Juve2018m chromosome 2, sChiPun1.3, whole genome shotgun sequence genome has a window encoding:
- the LOC140487010 gene encoding cyclin-dependent kinases regulatory subunit 2: protein MANKQIYYSDKYYDDQYEYRHVMLPKELAKQVPKTHLMSEDEWRKLGVQQSLGWVHYMMHEPEPHILLFRRPLSKDQEK, encoded by the exons ATGGCGAATAAACAAATCTATTACTCAGACAAATATTATGATGACCAGTACGAATACAG GCATGTCATGTTGCCCAAAGAACTTGCAAAGCAAGTACCAAAAACTCATCTTATGTCTGAAGACGAATGGCGAAAGCTAGGTGTCCAGCAGTCTCTGGGCTGGGTTCACTACATGATGCATGAGCCAG AACCACATATTCTGTTATTTCGAAGACCACTTTCTAAAGACCAGGAAAAATAA